A part of Sebastes umbrosus isolate fSebUmb1 chromosome 21, fSebUmb1.pri, whole genome shotgun sequence genomic DNA contains:
- the mak gene encoding serine/threonine-protein kinase MAK isoform X7: MMNRYTTLKQLGDGTYGSVLMGRSNESGEFVAIKRMKRKFYSWDECMNLREVKSLKKLNHANVVKLKEVIRENDHLYFVFEYMKENLYQLMKDRENKMFSENEIRTIMFQVVSGLAFVHKHGFFHRDMKPENLLCMGPELVKIADFGLAREIRSKPPYTDYVSTRWYRAPEVLLRSSTYSSPIDLWAVGCIMAELYTLRPLFPGNSEVDEIFKICQVLGTVKKTDWSEGYQLASAMNFRFPQCVPTHLKTLIPNASNEAITLMRDLMQWDPKKRPTAVQALRYPYFQVGQILGPRPQSQEVKKVQARPPVQKQVSESKADPQQSSSESKASASSSRNQQQQHQPLQQIPLPQTESKPGSLSHAKAASLGSENSVGGGGGGGGGGGMGVLKSGRRRWGQTVAKTSDSWEELDPSETAASNSKKPSLGNAEEERGPKEHRPQPKEQKPLYSFSTVTKLPNNVKISQMDSNVPGSAARQHYLSQSRYLPGLIGKNQTSGDKELSGMTLRDLWENSSNTVNKPLAPIGGGLAVARANAGNFVSTKYNLSGGYIPSVQKKEVGSVGQRIQLAPLAGQHTNYDGWKRRADRTQMKGSSYSALGKTSGNLLTRAPPVQPVHGRVDWTSKYGGTR, from the exons TCTCTGAAGAAACTGAACCACGCGAATGTGGTGAAACTGAAGGAGGTGATCAGAGAGAACGATCACCTCTACTTCGTCTTCGAGTATATGAAGGAGAACCTCTACCAGCTTATGAAGGACAG AGAGAATAAGATGTTCTCAGAGAATGAAATTAGGACCATCATGTTTCAAGTGGTGTCTGGGTTGGCTTTTGTACATAAGCATG GTTTCTTTCATCGAGACATGAAGCCAGAGAATCTGCTGTGCATGGGACCAGAACTGGTCAAAATAGCAGATTTTGGACTGGCCAGAGAGATCCGCTCCAAACCTCCCTACACAGACTATGTATCAACCAGATG GTACCGAGCTCCAGAAGTCCTGCTCAGGTCGTCTACCTACAGCTCTCCTATTGACCTGTGGGCCGTGGGCTGCATCATGGCTGAACTCTACACTCTCAGACCTCTTTTCCCCGGGAACAGTGAAGTGGATGAGATCTTTAAGATCTGCCAAGTCCTAGGCACCGTCAAAAAG ACGGATTGGTCAGAGGGCTACCAACTAGCATCTGCTATGAACTTTCGCTTCCCCCAATGTGTGCCGACCCACCTGAAGACCCTCATCCCTAATGCCAGCAACGAGGCCATCACCCTGATGCGGGACCTGATGCAATGGGATCCCAAAAAAAGACCCACGGCTGTACAA GCCCTGCGTTACCCGTACTTCCAGGTGGGCCAGATCTTAGGGCCTCGTCCTCAGAGCCAGGAGGTCAAGAAGGTCCAGGCCAGGCCGCCGGTCCAGAAGCAGGTCTCAGAGTCCAAGGCTGATCCCCAGCAGTCTTCATCTGAGTCCAAAGCCTCCGCATCCTCCTCCAgaaaccaacagcagcagcatcagcccCTTCAGCAGATCCCCCTTCCCCAAACTGAGAGTAAACCAGGAAGCCTCAGCCATGCA AAAGCAGCGTCGCTGGGCAGTGAGAACAgcgttggtggtggtggtggtggtggtggtggtggtgggatggGGGTGCTGAAGAGTGGCCGTCGTCGCTGGGGCCAGACGGTGGCCAAGACCTCAGACAGCTGGGAGGAATTGGACCCGTCGGAAACCGCCGCCTCCAACTCCAAGAAACCCAGCCTGGGGAacgcagaggaggagaggggccCTAAGGAGCACCGCCCACA GCCCAAAGAGCAGAAACCTCTGTATTCCTTCAGCACGGTCACTAAGCTACCCAACAATGTTAAGATCAGCCAAATGGACTCCAACGTCCCAGGATCTGCTGCACGGCAGCACTATCTGAGCCAGTCACGATACTTGCCAG GGTTGATCGGCAAGAATCAGACTTCTGGAGATAAGGAGCTGAGTGGTATGACGCTGCGGGACCTGTGGGAGAACTCCTCCAACACTGTAAATAAACCGCTCGCTCCTATTGGAGGGGGATTAGCTGTCGCCAGAGCCAACGCAG GGAACTTTGTGAGCACCAAATACAACCTCTCTGGTGGTTATATCCCCTCAGTCCAGAAGAAAGAGGTGGGCTCAGTGGGGCAGAGGATCCAGCTCGCCCCGTTGGCGGGCCAGCACACAA ATTACGACGGCTGGAAGAGGAGGGCGGACAGGACTCAGATGAAGGGCAGCAGCTACTCAGCCCTTGGGAAAACCTCTGGGAATCTCCTGACCAGAGCTCCTCCAGTACAGCCCGTACACGGCAGGGTGGACTGGACATCCAAATACGGTGGAACTCGGTAG
- the mak gene encoding serine/threonine-protein kinase MAK isoform X5: protein MMNRYTTLKQLGDGTYGSVLMGRSNESGEFVAIKRMKRKFYSWDECMNLREVKSLKKLNHANVVKLKEVIRENDHLYFVFEYMKENLYQLMKDRENKMFSENEIRTIMFQVVSGLAFVHKHGFFHRDMKPENLLCMGPELVKIADFGLAREIRSKPPYTDYVSTRWYRAPEVLLRSSTYSSPIDLWAVGCIMAELYTLRPLFPGNSEVDEIFKICQVLGTVKKTDWSEGYQLASAMNFRFPQCVPTHLKTLIPNASNEAITLMRDLMQWDPKKRPTAVQALRYPYFQVGQILGPRPQSQEVKKVQARPPVQKQVSESKADPQQSSSESKASASSSRNQQQQHQPLQQIPLPQTESKPGSLSHAKAASLGSENSVGGGGGGGGGGGMGVLKSGRRRWGQTVAKTSDSWEELDPSETAASNSKKPSLGNAEEERGPKEHRPQPKEQKPLYSFSTVTKLPNNVKISQMDSNVPGSAARQHYLSQSRYLPGLIGKNQTSGDKELSGMTLRDLWENSSNTVNKPLAPIGGGLAVARANAEENASKSEDSPPEKTVVKERILEKIDLSKGNFVSTKYNLSGGYIPSVQKKEVGSVGQRIQLAPLAGQHTNYDGWKRRADRTQMKGSSYSALGKTSGNLLTRAPPVQPVHGRVDWTSKYGGTR from the exons TCTCTGAAGAAACTGAACCACGCGAATGTGGTGAAACTGAAGGAGGTGATCAGAGAGAACGATCACCTCTACTTCGTCTTCGAGTATATGAAGGAGAACCTCTACCAGCTTATGAAGGACAG AGAGAATAAGATGTTCTCAGAGAATGAAATTAGGACCATCATGTTTCAAGTGGTGTCTGGGTTGGCTTTTGTACATAAGCATG GTTTCTTTCATCGAGACATGAAGCCAGAGAATCTGCTGTGCATGGGACCAGAACTGGTCAAAATAGCAGATTTTGGACTGGCCAGAGAGATCCGCTCCAAACCTCCCTACACAGACTATGTATCAACCAGATG GTACCGAGCTCCAGAAGTCCTGCTCAGGTCGTCTACCTACAGCTCTCCTATTGACCTGTGGGCCGTGGGCTGCATCATGGCTGAACTCTACACTCTCAGACCTCTTTTCCCCGGGAACAGTGAAGTGGATGAGATCTTTAAGATCTGCCAAGTCCTAGGCACCGTCAAAAAG ACGGATTGGTCAGAGGGCTACCAACTAGCATCTGCTATGAACTTTCGCTTCCCCCAATGTGTGCCGACCCACCTGAAGACCCTCATCCCTAATGCCAGCAACGAGGCCATCACCCTGATGCGGGACCTGATGCAATGGGATCCCAAAAAAAGACCCACGGCTGTACAA GCCCTGCGTTACCCGTACTTCCAGGTGGGCCAGATCTTAGGGCCTCGTCCTCAGAGCCAGGAGGTCAAGAAGGTCCAGGCCAGGCCGCCGGTCCAGAAGCAGGTCTCAGAGTCCAAGGCTGATCCCCAGCAGTCTTCATCTGAGTCCAAAGCCTCCGCATCCTCCTCCAgaaaccaacagcagcagcatcagcccCTTCAGCAGATCCCCCTTCCCCAAACTGAGAGTAAACCAGGAAGCCTCAGCCATGCA AAAGCAGCGTCGCTGGGCAGTGAGAACAgcgttggtggtggtggtggtggtggtggtggtggtgggatggGGGTGCTGAAGAGTGGCCGTCGTCGCTGGGGCCAGACGGTGGCCAAGACCTCAGACAGCTGGGAGGAATTGGACCCGTCGGAAACCGCCGCCTCCAACTCCAAGAAACCCAGCCTGGGGAacgcagaggaggagaggggccCTAAGGAGCACCGCCCACA GCCCAAAGAGCAGAAACCTCTGTATTCCTTCAGCACGGTCACTAAGCTACCCAACAATGTTAAGATCAGCCAAATGGACTCCAACGTCCCAGGATCTGCTGCACGGCAGCACTATCTGAGCCAGTCACGATACTTGCCAG GGTTGATCGGCAAGAATCAGACTTCTGGAGATAAGGAGCTGAGTGGTATGACGCTGCGGGACCTGTGGGAGAACTCCTCCAACACTGTAAATAAACCGCTCGCTCCTATTGGAGGGGGATTAGCTGTCGCCAGAGCCAACGCAG AAGAGAATGCCTCTAAATCTGAGGATAGCCCACCAGAGAAAACTGTCGTTAAAGAACGAATACTGGAGAAAATCGATCTCTCCAAAG GGAACTTTGTGAGCACCAAATACAACCTCTCTGGTGGTTATATCCCCTCAGTCCAGAAGAAAGAGGTGGGCTCAGTGGGGCAGAGGATCCAGCTCGCCCCGTTGGCGGGCCAGCACACAA ATTACGACGGCTGGAAGAGGAGGGCGGACAGGACTCAGATGAAGGGCAGCAGCTACTCAGCCCTTGGGAAAACCTCTGGGAATCTCCTGACCAGAGCTCCTCCAGTACAGCCCGTACACGGCAGGGTGGACTGGACATCCAAATACGGTGGAACTCGGTAG
- the mak gene encoding serine/threonine-protein kinase MAK isoform X2, translating to MMNRYTTLKQLGDGTYGSVLMGRSNESGEFVAIKRMKRKFYSWDECMNLREVKSLKKLNHANVVKLKEVIRENDHLYFVFEYMKENLYQLMKDRKKLFPESVIRNISFQILQGLSFIHKHGFFHRDMKPENLLCMGPELVKIADFGLAREIRSKPPYTDYVSTRWYRAPEVLLRSSTYSSPIDLWAVGCIMAELYTLRPLFPGNSEVDEIFKICQVLGTVKKTDWSEGYQLASAMNFRFPQCVPTHLKTLIPNASNEAITLMRDLMQWDPKKRPTAVQALRYPYFQVGQILGPRPQSQEVKKVQARPPVQKQVSESKADPQQSSSESKASASSSRNQQQQHQPLQQIPLPQTESKPGSLSHAKAASLGSENSVGGGGGGGGGGGMGVLKSGRRRWGQTVAKTSDSWEELDPSETAASNSKKPSLGNAEEERGPKEHRPQPKEQKPLYSFSTVTKLPNNVKISQMDSNVPGSAARQHYLSQSRYLPGLIGKNQTSGDKELSGMTLRDLWENSSNTVNKPLAPIGGGLAVARANAEENASKSEDSPPEKTVVKERILEKIDLSKGNFVSTKYNLSGGYIPSVQKKEVGSVGQRIQLAPLAGQHTINLCSSPPDNKKDKSKSAKSKPVSNSSLSETNEDYDGWKRRADRTQMKGSSYSALGKTSGNLLTRAPPVQPVHGRVDWTSKYGGTR from the exons TCTCTGAAGAAACTGAACCACGCGAATGTGGTGAAACTGAAGGAGGTGATCAGAGAGAACGATCACCTCTACTTCGTCTTCGAGTATATGAAGGAGAACCTCTACCAGCTTATGAAGGACAG AAAAAAGTTGTTCCCTGAATCAGTGATAAGAAACATAAGCTTTCAGATTTTACAAGGCCTGTCGTTTATTCACAAACATG GTTTCTTTCATCGAGACATGAAGCCAGAGAATCTGCTGTGCATGGGACCAGAACTGGTCAAAATAGCAGATTTTGGACTGGCCAGAGAGATCCGCTCCAAACCTCCCTACACAGACTATGTATCAACCAGATG GTACCGAGCTCCAGAAGTCCTGCTCAGGTCGTCTACCTACAGCTCTCCTATTGACCTGTGGGCCGTGGGCTGCATCATGGCTGAACTCTACACTCTCAGACCTCTTTTCCCCGGGAACAGTGAAGTGGATGAGATCTTTAAGATCTGCCAAGTCCTAGGCACCGTCAAAAAG ACGGATTGGTCAGAGGGCTACCAACTAGCATCTGCTATGAACTTTCGCTTCCCCCAATGTGTGCCGACCCACCTGAAGACCCTCATCCCTAATGCCAGCAACGAGGCCATCACCCTGATGCGGGACCTGATGCAATGGGATCCCAAAAAAAGACCCACGGCTGTACAA GCCCTGCGTTACCCGTACTTCCAGGTGGGCCAGATCTTAGGGCCTCGTCCTCAGAGCCAGGAGGTCAAGAAGGTCCAGGCCAGGCCGCCGGTCCAGAAGCAGGTCTCAGAGTCCAAGGCTGATCCCCAGCAGTCTTCATCTGAGTCCAAAGCCTCCGCATCCTCCTCCAgaaaccaacagcagcagcatcagcccCTTCAGCAGATCCCCCTTCCCCAAACTGAGAGTAAACCAGGAAGCCTCAGCCATGCA AAAGCAGCGTCGCTGGGCAGTGAGAACAgcgttggtggtggtggtggtggtggtggtggtggtgggatggGGGTGCTGAAGAGTGGCCGTCGTCGCTGGGGCCAGACGGTGGCCAAGACCTCAGACAGCTGGGAGGAATTGGACCCGTCGGAAACCGCCGCCTCCAACTCCAAGAAACCCAGCCTGGGGAacgcagaggaggagaggggccCTAAGGAGCACCGCCCACA GCCCAAAGAGCAGAAACCTCTGTATTCCTTCAGCACGGTCACTAAGCTACCCAACAATGTTAAGATCAGCCAAATGGACTCCAACGTCCCAGGATCTGCTGCACGGCAGCACTATCTGAGCCAGTCACGATACTTGCCAG GGTTGATCGGCAAGAATCAGACTTCTGGAGATAAGGAGCTGAGTGGTATGACGCTGCGGGACCTGTGGGAGAACTCCTCCAACACTGTAAATAAACCGCTCGCTCCTATTGGAGGGGGATTAGCTGTCGCCAGAGCCAACGCAG AAGAGAATGCCTCTAAATCTGAGGATAGCCCACCAGAGAAAACTGTCGTTAAAGAACGAATACTGGAGAAAATCGATCTCTCCAAAG GGAACTTTGTGAGCACCAAATACAACCTCTCTGGTGGTTATATCCCCTCAGTCCAGAAGAAAGAGGTGGGCTCAGTGGGGCAGAGGATCCAGCTCGCCCCGTTGGCGGGCCAGCACACAA TCAATCTTTGTTCTTCTCCTcctgataataaaaaagacaaatcgAAATCTGCAAAGTCCAAGCCTGTATCCAACTCATCTTTGAGCGAAACTAATGAAG ATTACGACGGCTGGAAGAGGAGGGCGGACAGGACTCAGATGAAGGGCAGCAGCTACTCAGCCCTTGGGAAAACCTCTGGGAATCTCCTGACCAGAGCTCCTCCAGTACAGCCCGTACACGGCAGGGTGGACTGGACATCCAAATACGGTGGAACTCGGTAG
- the mak gene encoding serine/threonine-protein kinase MAK isoform X4 — translation MMNRYTTLKQLGDGTYGSVLMGRSNESGEFVAIKRMKRKFYSWDECMNLREVKSLKKLNHANVVKLKEVIRENDHLYFVFEYMKENLYQLMKDRENKMFSENEIRTIMFQVVSGLAFVHKHGFFHRDMKPENLLCMGPELVKIADFGLAREIRSKPPYTDYVSTRWYRAPEVLLRSSTYSSPIDLWAVGCIMAELYTLRPLFPGNSEVDEIFKICQVLGTVKKTDWSEGYQLASAMNFRFPQCVPTHLKTLIPNASNEAITLMRDLMQWDPKKRPTAVQALRYPYFQVGQILGPRPQSQEVKKVQARPPVQKQVSESKADPQQSSSESKASASSSRNQQQQHQPLQQIPLPQTESKPGSLSHAKAASLGSENSVGGGGGGGGGGGMGVLKSGRRRWGQTVAKTSDSWEELDPSETAASNSKKPSLGNAEEERGPKEHRPQPKEQKPLYSFSTVTKLPNNVKISQMDSNVPGSAARQHYLSQSRYLPGLIGKNQTSGDKELSGMTLRDLWENSSNTVNKPLAPIGGGLAVARANAGNFVSTKYNLSGGYIPSVQKKEVGSVGQRIQLAPLAGQHTINLCSSPPDNKKDKSKSAKSKPVSNSSLSETNEDYDGWKRRADRTQMKGSSYSALGKTSGNLLTRAPPVQPVHGRVDWTSKYGGTR, via the exons TCTCTGAAGAAACTGAACCACGCGAATGTGGTGAAACTGAAGGAGGTGATCAGAGAGAACGATCACCTCTACTTCGTCTTCGAGTATATGAAGGAGAACCTCTACCAGCTTATGAAGGACAG AGAGAATAAGATGTTCTCAGAGAATGAAATTAGGACCATCATGTTTCAAGTGGTGTCTGGGTTGGCTTTTGTACATAAGCATG GTTTCTTTCATCGAGACATGAAGCCAGAGAATCTGCTGTGCATGGGACCAGAACTGGTCAAAATAGCAGATTTTGGACTGGCCAGAGAGATCCGCTCCAAACCTCCCTACACAGACTATGTATCAACCAGATG GTACCGAGCTCCAGAAGTCCTGCTCAGGTCGTCTACCTACAGCTCTCCTATTGACCTGTGGGCCGTGGGCTGCATCATGGCTGAACTCTACACTCTCAGACCTCTTTTCCCCGGGAACAGTGAAGTGGATGAGATCTTTAAGATCTGCCAAGTCCTAGGCACCGTCAAAAAG ACGGATTGGTCAGAGGGCTACCAACTAGCATCTGCTATGAACTTTCGCTTCCCCCAATGTGTGCCGACCCACCTGAAGACCCTCATCCCTAATGCCAGCAACGAGGCCATCACCCTGATGCGGGACCTGATGCAATGGGATCCCAAAAAAAGACCCACGGCTGTACAA GCCCTGCGTTACCCGTACTTCCAGGTGGGCCAGATCTTAGGGCCTCGTCCTCAGAGCCAGGAGGTCAAGAAGGTCCAGGCCAGGCCGCCGGTCCAGAAGCAGGTCTCAGAGTCCAAGGCTGATCCCCAGCAGTCTTCATCTGAGTCCAAAGCCTCCGCATCCTCCTCCAgaaaccaacagcagcagcatcagcccCTTCAGCAGATCCCCCTTCCCCAAACTGAGAGTAAACCAGGAAGCCTCAGCCATGCA AAAGCAGCGTCGCTGGGCAGTGAGAACAgcgttggtggtggtggtggtggtggtggtggtggtgggatggGGGTGCTGAAGAGTGGCCGTCGTCGCTGGGGCCAGACGGTGGCCAAGACCTCAGACAGCTGGGAGGAATTGGACCCGTCGGAAACCGCCGCCTCCAACTCCAAGAAACCCAGCCTGGGGAacgcagaggaggagaggggccCTAAGGAGCACCGCCCACA GCCCAAAGAGCAGAAACCTCTGTATTCCTTCAGCACGGTCACTAAGCTACCCAACAATGTTAAGATCAGCCAAATGGACTCCAACGTCCCAGGATCTGCTGCACGGCAGCACTATCTGAGCCAGTCACGATACTTGCCAG GGTTGATCGGCAAGAATCAGACTTCTGGAGATAAGGAGCTGAGTGGTATGACGCTGCGGGACCTGTGGGAGAACTCCTCCAACACTGTAAATAAACCGCTCGCTCCTATTGGAGGGGGATTAGCTGTCGCCAGAGCCAACGCAG GGAACTTTGTGAGCACCAAATACAACCTCTCTGGTGGTTATATCCCCTCAGTCCAGAAGAAAGAGGTGGGCTCAGTGGGGCAGAGGATCCAGCTCGCCCCGTTGGCGGGCCAGCACACAA TCAATCTTTGTTCTTCTCCTcctgataataaaaaagacaaatcgAAATCTGCAAAGTCCAAGCCTGTATCCAACTCATCTTTGAGCGAAACTAATGAAG ATTACGACGGCTGGAAGAGGAGGGCGGACAGGACTCAGATGAAGGGCAGCAGCTACTCAGCCCTTGGGAAAACCTCTGGGAATCTCCTGACCAGAGCTCCTCCAGTACAGCCCGTACACGGCAGGGTGGACTGGACATCCAAATACGGTGGAACTCGGTAG
- the mak gene encoding serine/threonine-protein kinase MAK isoform X3 yields MMNRYTTLKQLGDGTYGSVLMGRSNESGEFVAIKRMKRKFYSWDECMNLREVKSLKKLNHANVVKLKEVIRENDHLYFVFEYMKENLYQLMKDRENKMFSENEIRTIMFQVVSGLAFVHKHGFFHRDMKPENLLCMGPELVKIADFGLAREIRSKPPYTDYVSTRWYRAPEVLLRSSTYSSPIDLWAVGCIMAELYTLRPLFPGNSEVDEIFKICQVLGTVKKTDWSEGYQLASAMNFRFPQCVPTHLKTLIPNASNEAITLMRDLMQWDPKKRPTAVQALRYPYFQVGQILGPRPQSQEVKKVQARPPVQKQVSESKADPQQSSSESKASASSSRNQQQQHQPLQQIPLPQTESKPGSLSHAKAASLGSENSVGGGGGGGGGGGMGVLKSGRRRWGQTVAKTSDSWEELDPSETAASNSKKPSLGNAEEERGPKEHRPQPKEQKPLYSFSTVTKLPNNVKISQMDSNVPGSAARQHYLSQSRYLPGLIGKNQTSGDKELSGMTLRDLWENSSNTVNKPLAPIGGGLAVARANAEENASKSEDSPPEKTVVKERILEKIDLSKGNFVSTKYNLSGGYIPSVQKKEVGSVGQRIQLAPLAGQHTNKSKSAKSKPVSNSSLSETNEDYDGWKRRADRTQMKGSSYSALGKTSGNLLTRAPPVQPVHGRVDWTSKYGGTR; encoded by the exons TCTCTGAAGAAACTGAACCACGCGAATGTGGTGAAACTGAAGGAGGTGATCAGAGAGAACGATCACCTCTACTTCGTCTTCGAGTATATGAAGGAGAACCTCTACCAGCTTATGAAGGACAG AGAGAATAAGATGTTCTCAGAGAATGAAATTAGGACCATCATGTTTCAAGTGGTGTCTGGGTTGGCTTTTGTACATAAGCATG GTTTCTTTCATCGAGACATGAAGCCAGAGAATCTGCTGTGCATGGGACCAGAACTGGTCAAAATAGCAGATTTTGGACTGGCCAGAGAGATCCGCTCCAAACCTCCCTACACAGACTATGTATCAACCAGATG GTACCGAGCTCCAGAAGTCCTGCTCAGGTCGTCTACCTACAGCTCTCCTATTGACCTGTGGGCCGTGGGCTGCATCATGGCTGAACTCTACACTCTCAGACCTCTTTTCCCCGGGAACAGTGAAGTGGATGAGATCTTTAAGATCTGCCAAGTCCTAGGCACCGTCAAAAAG ACGGATTGGTCAGAGGGCTACCAACTAGCATCTGCTATGAACTTTCGCTTCCCCCAATGTGTGCCGACCCACCTGAAGACCCTCATCCCTAATGCCAGCAACGAGGCCATCACCCTGATGCGGGACCTGATGCAATGGGATCCCAAAAAAAGACCCACGGCTGTACAA GCCCTGCGTTACCCGTACTTCCAGGTGGGCCAGATCTTAGGGCCTCGTCCTCAGAGCCAGGAGGTCAAGAAGGTCCAGGCCAGGCCGCCGGTCCAGAAGCAGGTCTCAGAGTCCAAGGCTGATCCCCAGCAGTCTTCATCTGAGTCCAAAGCCTCCGCATCCTCCTCCAgaaaccaacagcagcagcatcagcccCTTCAGCAGATCCCCCTTCCCCAAACTGAGAGTAAACCAGGAAGCCTCAGCCATGCA AAAGCAGCGTCGCTGGGCAGTGAGAACAgcgttggtggtggtggtggtggtggtggtggtggtgggatggGGGTGCTGAAGAGTGGCCGTCGTCGCTGGGGCCAGACGGTGGCCAAGACCTCAGACAGCTGGGAGGAATTGGACCCGTCGGAAACCGCCGCCTCCAACTCCAAGAAACCCAGCCTGGGGAacgcagaggaggagaggggccCTAAGGAGCACCGCCCACA GCCCAAAGAGCAGAAACCTCTGTATTCCTTCAGCACGGTCACTAAGCTACCCAACAATGTTAAGATCAGCCAAATGGACTCCAACGTCCCAGGATCTGCTGCACGGCAGCACTATCTGAGCCAGTCACGATACTTGCCAG GGTTGATCGGCAAGAATCAGACTTCTGGAGATAAGGAGCTGAGTGGTATGACGCTGCGGGACCTGTGGGAGAACTCCTCCAACACTGTAAATAAACCGCTCGCTCCTATTGGAGGGGGATTAGCTGTCGCCAGAGCCAACGCAG AAGAGAATGCCTCTAAATCTGAGGATAGCCCACCAGAGAAAACTGTCGTTAAAGAACGAATACTGGAGAAAATCGATCTCTCCAAAG GGAACTTTGTGAGCACCAAATACAACCTCTCTGGTGGTTATATCCCCTCAGTCCAGAAGAAAGAGGTGGGCTCAGTGGGGCAGAGGATCCAGCTCGCCCCGTTGGCGGGCCAGCACACAA acaaatcgAAATCTGCAAAGTCCAAGCCTGTATCCAACTCATCTTTGAGCGAAACTAATGAAG ATTACGACGGCTGGAAGAGGAGGGCGGACAGGACTCAGATGAAGGGCAGCAGCTACTCAGCCCTTGGGAAAACCTCTGGGAATCTCCTGACCAGAGCTCCTCCAGTACAGCCCGTACACGGCAGGGTGGACTGGACATCCAAATACGGTGGAACTCGGTAG